One segment of Alistipes finegoldii DSM 17242 DNA contains the following:
- a CDS encoding GDSL-type esterase/lipase family protein codes for MTCMKKIVLLSLALFSVAALRADGPVDWAQYGRYELQNAVLDRPVEVVFMGNSITDSWIRVDPDFFERNGFLDRGISGQTTVHMLARFRSDVIDLKPQVVVILAGINDIARNNGPIELENVFGNIVSMCDLARYNGIKVVLCSLLPCDRFSWRPEMEPADEVRRLNTMLERYAAEQKIPYVDYHRALDNGSGGMSEELSQDGCHPVLSGYLRMESLVVEGINRALGVQKTWYITVLPAK; via the coding sequence ATGACCTGCATGAAAAAAATCGTACTCTTGTCGCTGGCTCTTTTCTCCGTCGCGGCGCTTCGTGCCGATGGACCGGTGGACTGGGCGCAGTACGGACGTTATGAACTTCAGAATGCCGTGTTGGACCGGCCCGTCGAGGTGGTCTTCATGGGCAATTCCATCACCGATAGCTGGATTCGCGTCGATCCCGATTTCTTCGAACGGAACGGGTTCCTCGACCGCGGTATCAGCGGGCAGACGACCGTCCATATGCTCGCCCGTTTCCGCAGCGACGTGATCGACCTGAAACCGCAGGTCGTGGTCATTCTGGCGGGCATCAACGACATCGCGCGGAACAACGGCCCCATAGAACTCGAAAACGTCTTCGGCAACATCGTCTCGATGTGCGATCTGGCCCGCTACAACGGGATCAAGGTGGTGCTTTGTTCGTTGCTGCCCTGCGACCGCTTCTCGTGGCGGCCCGAAATGGAGCCTGCCGATGAGGTCCGACGACTCAATACGATGCTGGAACGCTATGCCGCGGAGCAGAAGATTCCCTATGTGGATTACCATCGGGCGCTCGATAACGGCAGCGGCGGAATGTCCGAAGAGCTCTCCCAAGACGGCTGTCATCCGGTTCTTTCCGGCTATTTGCGGATGGAGTCGCTGGTCGTCGAAGGCATCAACCGGGCGCTCGGCGTTCAGAAAACATGGTATATAACCGTATTGCCTGCAAAATAA